One window of the Oncorhynchus clarkii lewisi isolate Uvic-CL-2024 chromosome 19, UVic_Ocla_1.0, whole genome shotgun sequence genome contains the following:
- the LOC139375054 gene encoding HEAT repeat-containing protein 5A isoform X1, translated as MERAHSLLLNEEACSQLGEHQRAEFVFEWLRFLKKLLPAADRADVKKNQKCLVEQLTGILIGSPGPPTRWLLAHCLALLYRVGDSLTSSHTVDRCNDIIRSKDDSPSYLPTRLAAIACLGAIYEQLGRLLVNTFKETLANLLKAIKSAESQGRYEIMLSVEKILRGLGVSAVPCHRDIYKATRACLTDRSMAVRCAAAKCLLELQREAVFLWTSELENVATLCFRAFESSNYDVRVAISKLLGTLLATAVEPKQPTAHRQGSRRSSLEEVMDLLTGGFLRGGAGFLRASGDKLKGTSSVSKDIRIGITQSCVVFVSCLGGVWLEANFSALLVLLMELVSQTRATQTPADAVCCRRCISFILRATLGSLLGEKAQIAAAKEICLAIGKQKRAVDAAMCDGNVETRVTTTDVAASQHVLVCALLELGSLVQGLASTAASLLTDTSTALLDTVISVLLHPSVSARLAAAWCLRCVAVALPSQGAVLLDRCAERLNALKSCPEAVAGYSSAIAALLGAVQHCPLGIPHTKGNVVMGLAEDLLRSATQNSRISIQRTQAGWLLLSSLNTLGPAVVEHHLPRMLVLWRCAFPPSIRDLDMELRRGDHFTWQVTLEGRAGALCAMKSLVIHCRDLLTDDVIGRLLTPLACAVALLTKVPTLIKSYGNLIKNTSVVFRLRVYEILALLPPKTYEESFGIVLKQLVTDITGPENVVCSELTLLPPLCHSDDLALLGPALQDMDQHYIEEQLQRSSVGGGTLEYDPFTICVKCQDVPAPLPPPAALTTAAIQLFGVIFPHIIVPLRTQILEQFTESLKQLKGVRQQTVQTHVTAALCSVLKHLGSSRVGLGPEEVRKPALGLLVGALESSNPLLRCMAAEGLSRLVQVVNDPAFTVSMTLVSFDKLKTARDAVTRTGHALALGSLYRYVGGISSPQHLSACVGILFTLSQDSTSPEVQRWALHSLSMVIDHAGPLYHGHVEASFTLVLRLLLSIPPTHVEVHQSLGRCLNALVTTLGPDLQGEGQSVSALRTSCLVGCAVMQDSPDCLVEAQAISCLQQLHMFAPRHVNLASLVPSLCGILLDYSMLVNLCSSYLSLRRAVVACLRQLAQKEALEVSEHAVALVKELPRRDNTHLDVTIKEVGLEGALFSLLDRESDPRLCQDIQETLVHMMSSIATGKLAHWLKLCKDVLSASAESTAPVETNQEEEGERDDDASVFHATSESSGPFTNLRWTTRVFAVECVCRIIALCESHGHPAHFDMALAQEHRLHESTDFLVLHLAALIRMAFMAATDHSDKLRLSGLQTLLVIIRKFAAIPEPEFPGHVILEQYQANVGAALRPAFTADAPPDVTAKACQVCSAWIASGVVSDLRDLRRVHQLLASSLVKVQAGKEVPSQLYNEGTSTMETLAVLKAWAEVYIVAVQSSSRPRESPIPGQGPGRQGEQAASPLLEEDCGGAGGPGLLTLVQTDLATLSRLWLAALQDYVLLTLPQDYSAQLPATGGTFYTAETAEQARPHYCSSWAPILHATALWLNSTGFIMVDDGPANLSRPVTPTSMGQSTSLASVKSPEDISSDRLHLILGISVEFLCSPHSHDQMENISSCLQALQALLEVSWPRSKVGNDQVLSVELLSVLHRLIVTREAPGVQLAVLELVRQVVCAAQEHVKEKRHSAEVDDGAAEKETVPEFGEGRDTGGLVPGRSLVFGALELCLCVLVRKLPQLSPKLAGSPSGGQGGSSLSLSDSDCRQVAAALAILSDLPSICSPDGSVSILPTLMYLLMGVLRELVQQPYGGGAGGGEALGLVVPAALQALRAVLSSPMSRSEKSRGAWAHLLRCALNTLLDFWDSDKPNPVVDEVSLLTALTIFLLTASPEVTTAQPLHKRCIGKFKASLESKDPVVLSRSYQLLMSVFQSKTGVAVPFIQGLGSCVVGHLQGVERRRPQSSKELQAIQDGVRALEALVFAADEMHRPQLVAILLPILISFLLDENAMSSAPAPARTLHESALQDLMRIGPQHSSVFKALMASSPHMKARLEAAVKGNQESVNAKATQLQVPSKTSPSIQLKTNFL; from the exons atggAACGAGCCCACAGTTTGCTCCTGAACGAGGAGGCATGCAGCCAGTTGGGAGAACACCAGAGGGCTGAATTTGTCTTTGAGTGGCTGCGCTTCCTGAAGAAGCTGCTCCCTGCTGCAGACAGG GCGGATGTGAAGAAGAACCAGAAGTGTCTGGTCGAACAGTTGACTGGGATTCTGATTGGTTCTCCGGGCCCTCCGACCCGATGGCTCCTAGCCCACTGCCTGGCCCTGCTCTACAGGGTGGGAGACTCACTCACCTCCAGCCACACGGTGGACAGGTGCAATGACATCATCCGCAGCAAGGACGACTCACCCAGCTACCTGCCAACTCGACT GGCAGCCATTGCCTGTCTGGGTGCCATTTATGAACAGCTTGGCCGTTTGCTTGTCAACACATTTAAAGAGACTTTGGCAAATTTGTTGAAGGCCATAAAGTCTGCAGAG TCCCAGGGCCGCTATGAGATCATGCTGAGCGTGGAGAAGATCCTGAGGGGCCTGGGGGTCAGCGCCGTGCCCTGTCACAGAGACATCTACAAGGCTACACGCGCCTGTCTCACCGACCGCTCCATGGCCGTGCGCTGTGCTGCCGCCAAG TGTCTTCTGGAGCTGCAGAGAGAGGCTGTGTTTCTGTGGACTTCAGAGTTGGAGAACGTAGCCACGCTCTGCTTCAGGGCGTTTGAGAGCTCCAACTACGATGTGCGTGTGGCCATCTCCAAACTGCTGGGTACCCTGCTGGCCACAGCCGTAGAGCCCAAACAACCCACTG CTCACAGACAGGGCTCCAGACGCAGCTCCTTGGAGGAGGTGATGGATCTGCTGACTGGGGGGTTCCTGCGTGGTGGGGCTGGCTTCCTCAGGGCCAGTGGAGACAAGCTCAAAGGGACCAGCTCTGTTAGCAAAGACATCCGCATCGGCATCACTcag tcgtgtgtggtgtttgtgtcgTGTCTGGGCGGCGTGTGGCTGGAGGCCAACTTCTCCGCCCTGCTGGTCCTGCTCATGGAGCTGGTGTCTCAAACACGGGCCACCCAGACTCCCGCAGACGCCGTGTGCTGCAGACGCTGCATCTCCTTCATCCTCAGGGCCACACTGGGATCTCTGCTGGGGGAGAAGGCCCAGATCGCTGCTGCCAAGGAGATCTGCCTGGCCATAGGCAAACAGAAGAGGGCCGTGG ATGCGGCCATGTGTGATGGGAATGTGGAGACGCGGGTCACCACCACAGACgtagctgccagtcagcatgtgttggtgtgtgccctgCTGGAGCTGGGTAGCCTGGTACAGGGCCTGGCATCTACTGCTGCATCGCTACTCACTGACACCAGCACAG CCCTGCTGGACACGGTGATCTCAGTTCTGCTCCACCCCAGTGTGTCAGCACGGTTAGCGGCTGCTTGGTGTCTACGCTGTGTGGCCGTGGCCCTGCCTTCCCAGGGGGCCGTGTTGTTGGACCGCTGTGCAGAGAGACTCAACGCCCTCAAGTCCTGCCCCGAGGCCGTGGCCGGGTACAGTTCTGCTATCGCCGCCCTGCTGGGGGCAGTGCAGCACTGCCCACTGGGCATCCCCCACACTAAAGGCAAT GTGGTGATGGGTCTGGCCGAGGACCTGCTCCGTTCAGCCACTCAGAACAGCCGCATCTCCATCCAACGCAcacaggctggctggctgctgctCTCCTCCCTCAATACCCTAG GTCCAGCGGTGGTAGAGCACCACCTCCCCAGGATGCTGGTGCTGTGGAGGTgtgccttccctccctccatcagagACCTGGACATGGAGCTCCGCCGTGGGGACCACTTCACCTGGCAGGTCACCCTGGAGGGCCGCGCCGGGGCGCTGTGTG CCATGAAGAGCCTGGTGATTCACTGCAGAGATCTCCTGACTGATGATGTCATAGGTCGTCTCCTGACCCCCCTGGCCTGTGCTGTGGCTCTGCTCACCAA GGTGCCTACTCTGATCAAATCCTATGGCAACCTGATTAAAAACACCTCGGTAGTCTTCAGACTGAGGGTCTATGAGATCCTGGCTCTGTTGCCCCCAAAGACATACGAAG agagttTTGGCATCGTGCTGAAGCAGCTGGTGACAGACATCACTGGGCCAGAGAACGTGGTGTGTTCAGAGCTGACGTTACTACCACCCCTCTGTCACAGTGATGACCTGGCACTACTGGGCCCCGCTCTGCAGGACATGGACCAGCACTACATAGAAGAGCAG TTACAGAGGAGCAGTGTTGGGGGAGGGACCCTGGAGTACGACCCCTTCACCATCTGTGTGAAATGCCAGGATGTTCCCGCCCCCCTACCCCCGCCTGCTGCCCTAACCACCGCTGCCATACAGCTCTTTGGAGTCATTTTTCCCCACATCATCGTCCCACTGag GACACAGATTCTGGAACAGTTCACAGAGTCTCTGAAGCAGTTGAAGGGTGTTCGTCAGCAGACTGTCCAGACTCATGTGACTGCCGCCCTCTGCAGTGTCCTGAAG CACCTAGGCTCCAGTCGGGTAGGTTTGGGTCCAGAAGAGGTTCGGAAGCCAGCTCTGGGTCTGTTGGTGGGGGCTCTGGAGAGCTCGAACCCCCTGCTGCGCTGCATGGCTGCTGAGGGACTGTCTCGCTTGGTACAGGTGGTCAACGACCCTGCATTCACCGTCTCCATGACCCTGGTCAGCTTCGACAA GTTGAAGACAGCCCGGGATGCTGTGACCCGTACGGGTCATGCCCTGGCGCTGGGTTCACTGTACCGCTATGTAGGGGGCATCAGCTCTCCCCAGCACTTGTCTGCCTGTGTGGGCATCCTCTTCACCCTGTCCCAGGACAGCACCTCCCCCGAGGTCCAG AGGTGGGCGCTGCACTCTCTGTCCATGGTGATAGATCATGCTGGTCCTTTGTACCATGGCCATGTGGAGGCTAGCTTCACCCTGGTGCTGAGGTTGCTGCTGTCTATCCCCCCTACCCACGTAGAGGTCCACCAGAGCCTGGGCCGCTGCCTCAATGCCCTCGTCACCACCCTGGGACCTGACCTACAAG GCGAGGGCCAGTCTGTGTCGGCCCTGCGGACGTCGTGTCTGGTGGGCTGTGCGGTGATGCAGGACAGTCCAGACTGTCTAGTCGAGGCCCAGGCCATCTCCTGTCTGCAGCAGCTGCACATGTTCGCCCCGCGCCACGTCAACCTGGCGAGCCTGGTGCCCAGCCTCTGT GGAATCTTGTTGGATTATTCTATGTTG gtgaaccTTTGCAGCTCGTACCTGTCTCTGCGTCGTGCTGTGGTGGCCTGTCTCAGACAGCTGGCCCAGAAGGAAGCCCTGGAGGTGTCTGAGCATGCTGTGGCCCTTGTCAAGGAGCTGCCCcgcagggacaacacacatcttg atGTGACCATTAAGGAGGTGGGCCTGGAGGGGGCTCTGTTCAGCCTGCTGGACCGGGAGTCAGACCCCCGTCTCTGTCAGGACATCCAGGAGACTCTGGTCCATATGATGAGTTCCATCGCCACGGGGAAACTGGCCCACTGGCTCAAACTCTGCAAAGACGTCCTGTCTGCCTCTGCAG AATCCACAGCCCCGGTAGAGACCaaccaggaggaggagggagagagggacgacGACGCGTCAGTCTTCCACGCCACGTCAGAGTCCAGCGGGCCCTTCACCAACCTGCGCTGGACCACGCGGGTCTTCGCTGTGGAGTGCGTGTGTCGCATCATCGCCCTGTGTGAGAGCCACGGACACCCTGCCCACTTCGACATGGCCCTGGCCCAGGAGCACCGCCTGCATGAGTCCACCG ACTTCCTGGTCCTTCACCTGGCTGCCCTGATCCGCATGGCCTTCATGGCCGCCACTGACCACAGTGACAAGCTGAGGCTCTCTGGCCTACAGACTCTACTGGTCATCATCCGCAAGTTCGCTGCCATCCCAGAGCCGGAGTTCCCTGGCCACGTCATCCTGGAGCAGTATCAGGCTAAC GTTGGAGCTGCTCTGAGACCAGCCTTTACTGCAGACGCACCTCCTGATGTGACAGCCAAAGCCTGCCAG GTGTGCAGTGCGTGGATCGCCAGTGGGGTGGTCAGTGATCTGAGGGATCTGAGGAGGGTGCATCAGCTCCTGGCCTCTTCGCTGGTCAAGGTCCAGGCAGGGAAGGAGGTGCCCAGTCAGCTCTACAACGAGGGAACATCCACCATGGAGACACTGGCTGTGCTCAAGGCCTGGGCTGAG gtgtACATTGTGGCGGTGCAGAGCAGCAGTAGACCGAGGGAGAGCCCCATCCCAGGGCAAGGCCCAGGGAGGCAGGGTGAGCAGGCTGCTTCTCCCTTGCTAGAGGAGGACTGTGGGGGGGCTGGAGGGCCAGGGCTGCTGACGCTGGTCCAGACTGACCTGGCTACGCTGAGCCGTCTGTGGCTGGCTGCCCTACAGGACTACGTTCTCCTCACCCTCCCCCAGGACTACTCGGCACAGCTACCCGCTACAG GAGGGACATTCTACACAGCAGAGACAGCGGAGCAGGCCAGACCCCACTACTGCAGCTCCTGGGCTCCCATCCTCCATGCCACGGCCTTGTGGCTCAACAGCACTGGTTTCATCATGGTGGACGACGGCCCTGCCAACCTGTCCCGGCCCGTCACCCCCACCTCCATGGGCCAGTCCACCTCCCTGGCCTCCGTCAAGTCCCCTGAGGACATCAGCTCTGACCGACTCCACCTCATCCTGG GCATCAGTGTGGAGTTCCTGTGCTCTCCTCACTCCCATGACCAGATGGAGAACATCTCCTCCTGCCTCCAGGCCCTGCAGGCTCTGCTAGAGGTCTCCTGGCCCCGGTCAAAAGTCGGCAATGACCAGGTGTTGAGTGTGGAACTGCTGAGCGTGCTTCACAGGCTGATAGTGACGCGGGAGGCCCCAGGGGTGCAGCTGGCCGTGCTGGAACTGGTTAGACAGGTGGTGTGTGCTGCCCAGGAGCACGTCAAGGAGAAACGCCACAGTGCTGAGG TGGATGACGGGGCAGCAGAGAAGGAGACGGTTCCTGAGTTTGGGGAGGGCCGGGACACCGGCGGCCTGGTTCCAGGCAGGTCTCTAGTGTTCGGGGCCCTGGagctgtgcctgtgtgtgctgGTGCGTAAACTGCCCCAGCTCAGCCCCAAGCTGGCCGGCAGCCCCAGCGGGGGCCAGGGAGGTTCGTCCTTGAGTCTGAGTGACAGTGACTGCAGACAAGTGGCGGCTGCTCTGGCCATCCTGTCTGACCTGCCATCCATCTGCTCTCCTGACG GTAGTGTCTCCATTCTGCCTACACTAATGTACCTGTTGATGGGGGTGCTGAGGGAGTTGGTCCAGCAGCCTTATGGTGGTGGAGCTGGGGGTGGTGAGGCTCTGGGCCTGGTAGTGCCTGCAGCCCTGCAGGCCCTGAGAGCTGTGCTCTCCTCCCCTATGAGTCGCTCAGAGAAGAGCCGCGGGGCCTGGGCCCACCTGCTGCGCTGTGCTCTCAACACCCTGCTGGACTTCTGGGATTCTG ATAAGCCCAACCCTGTGGTGGATGAGGTCAGTCTGTTGACAGCTCTCACCATCTTCCTGCTGACTGCCAGTCCTGAGGTCACCACAGCCCAGCCATTGCATAAACGCTGCATAGGCAAGTTTAAAGCCAGCCTGGAGTCTAAGGACCCTGTG GTGCTCAGCAGGAGTTACCAGTTGCTGATGTCAGTGTTCCAGAGCAAGACAGGGGTGGCGGTGCCCTTCATCCAGGGCCTGGGGAGCTGTGTGGTGGGACACCTgcagggggtggagaggaggaggcccCAGAGCTCCAAAGAGCTCCAGGCCATCCAGGATGGAGTCAGGGCCCTAGAGGCTCTGGTGTTCGCTGCCGACGAGATGCACC GTCCCCAGCTAGTGGCCATTCTCCTTCCCATCCTCATCTCCTTTCTACTGGATGAGAATGCCATGTCCTCTGCCCCCGCGCCCGCCCGCACCCTCCATGAGTCAGCCCTGCAGGACCTGATGCGCATCGGCCCCCAGCACTCGTCCGTCTTCAAGGCCCTCATGGCCTCTTCGCCCCACATGAAAGCCAGGCTGGAGGCTGCTGTAAAGGGCAACCAGGAGAGTGTCAACGCCAAGGCCACACAACTTCAAGTACCCAGCAAGACCTCGCCCAGCATTCAACTCAAGACCAATTTTCTGTGA